One Streptococcus sp. zg-86 DNA window includes the following coding sequences:
- a CDS encoding F0F1 ATP synthase subunit C gives MDVSALALGVACLGVSVGEGLLVASYLSSTARQPELQSKLMTGVFMGVAFIEGTFFVTLAMTLFLRG, from the coding sequence ATGGATGTATCTGCATTAGCTTTAGGTGTTGCCTGTTTAGGTGTTAGTGTTGGTGAGGGATTACTGGTTGCAAGTTACCTTAGCTCTACAGCACGTCAACCTGAATTACAAAGCAAACTAATGACAGGAGTATTCATGGGCGTAGCCTTCATTGAGGGTACTTTCTTCGTAACCCTTGCGATGACATTGTTCTTGCGTGGATAA
- a CDS encoding diacylglycerol kinase family lipid kinase has protein sequence MEQRKRARLIYNPVSGQEIMKKNVAEVLHILEGFGYETSAFQTSPEQDSAKNEATRAAEAGFDLVIAAGGDGTINEVVNGIAFLPKRPQMAIIPTGTTNDYARALKIPRGNPVEAAKVIGKKQTILMDIGLAKNQQSGDNYFINIAAAGTLTELTYSVPSQLKTIFGYLAYVVKGAELLPQVQFTPVRVAYDEGVFEGKISMIFVALTNSIGGFEQIVPDAKLDDGMFTLIMVKTGNLFEILHLIRLVIDGGKHVDSDKIEYIKTRQLTIESVDSDNRMMLNLDGEYGGDAPVELINLANHIEFFADTDKVADEAITLDTDELNREDMAKRFIAEADQLDDTI, from the coding sequence ATGGAACAAAGAAAACGAGCGCGATTGATTTATAATCCTGTTTCCGGTCAGGAAATTATGAAGAAAAATGTAGCAGAAGTTCTGCACATTTTAGAAGGTTTTGGCTATGAAACCTCTGCTTTTCAAACAAGTCCTGAACAAGATTCAGCGAAAAATGAAGCAACCAGAGCAGCTGAAGCAGGTTTTGACTTGGTGATTGCTGCTGGCGGAGATGGAACGATTAACGAAGTGGTGAATGGGATTGCCTTTCTTCCCAAACGTCCGCAGATGGCCATTATTCCAACTGGCACAACCAATGATTACGCAAGGGCCCTAAAAATTCCTAGGGGAAATCCAGTTGAGGCAGCAAAGGTTATTGGGAAGAAACAGACGATTTTAATGGACATTGGTCTTGCGAAAAATCAACAGTCTGGAGACAATTATTTTATCAATATTGCCGCTGCAGGGACCTTGACAGAATTAACCTATAGCGTTCCGAGCCAACTCAAGACAATTTTTGGCTACCTTGCCTATGTGGTAAAGGGAGCAGAATTACTCCCACAAGTTCAGTTTACTCCTGTTCGTGTAGCCTATGACGAAGGCGTTTTTGAAGGAAAAATCTCCATGATTTTTGTCGCCTTAACCAATTCGATTGGCGGTTTTGAGCAGATTGTGCCGGATGCTAAGTTGGACGATGGTATGTTTACCTTGATTATGGTAAAGACAGGCAATCTCTTTGAGATTCTGCACTTGATTCGTCTCGTTATTGACGGAGGAAAGCATGTTGATAGCGATAAGATTGAATACATCAAGACCCGTCAGCTAACGATTGAATCCGTAGATAGCGACAATCGCATGATGTTAAATCTCGATGGTGAATATGGAGGGGATGCTCCAGTTGAGCTGATTAATCTGGCAAATCATATTGAATTTTTCGCTGACACAGATAAGGTGGCAGATGAGGCCATTACCCTTGATACAGACGAATTGAATCGAGAAGATATGGCCAAACGGTTTATTGCGGAAGCAGATCAATTAGATGATACAATATAA
- the ligA gene encoding NAD-dependent DNA ligase LigA — protein sequence MKDRMNDLVNQLNQYADAYYRLDRPVVSDAEYDQLYRELVELEEAHPDLVLPNSPSHRVGGKLLDGFSKYQHEYPLYSLQDAFSFEELETFDRRIRKEFPNATYICELKIDGLSISLTYEAGQLVVGATRGDGSIGENITENLKRVQDIPLTLPEALDITVRGECYMPKVSFNRINQIRQEAGEVEFANPRNAAAGTLRQLDTRIVAKRGLATFLYQEASPTEADSQSHVLDKLTKLGFVTNQDYHLAETIQDVWDFIQDLASRRETLPYDIDGVVIKVNNLAIQDELGFTIKAPRWAIAYKFPAEEKEAEILSVDWTVGRTGVVTPTANLTPVQLAGTTVSRATLHNVDYIAEKDIRLHDTVIVYKAGDIIPAVLSVVQAKRDQQEPLIIPRECPSCGSELCHYEDEVALRCINPLCPAQLKSKLEHFSSRDAMNIAGLGSSIVEKLFSANLVHDVADIYRLSVEDLLTLEGFKEKSATKLYQAIQASKTHSAERLLFGLGIRHVGSKASKILLETFTSIPNLAKADLEEIATLEGIGAVIAQSVTSYFASEGAKVLVAELELLGVNLTYLGHSLATDALLSGMTIVLTGKLERLKRGEAKAKLERLGATVTGSVSKKTNLVVAGSDAGSKLTKAQELGIEVRDEAWLESL from the coding sequence ATGAAAGATAGAATGAATGACTTAGTAAATCAGCTGAATCAATACGCAGATGCTTACTATCGATTAGACCGCCCAGTTGTCTCAGATGCTGAATATGATCAGCTCTATCGTGAATTGGTGGAGCTAGAGGAAGCACATCCTGATTTGGTCTTGCCAAACAGTCCTAGTCATCGTGTGGGTGGGAAACTCCTAGACGGTTTTAGCAAATACCAGCACGAATACCCTTTGTACAGCCTACAAGACGCCTTTTCCTTTGAAGAATTGGAAACCTTTGACCGCCGTATTCGTAAGGAATTTCCAAATGCAACCTATATTTGCGAATTAAAAATTGATGGCTTATCGATTTCGCTGACCTATGAGGCTGGTCAGTTGGTTGTAGGAGCTACTCGTGGAGATGGCAGTATTGGTGAAAATATCACAGAAAATCTCAAACGAGTACAGGATATTCCCCTAACATTGCCAGAAGCCCTTGATATAACTGTCCGTGGCGAATGCTATATGCCCAAAGTTTCGTTTAATCGCATCAATCAGATTCGTCAAGAAGCTGGAGAAGTAGAATTTGCCAATCCACGAAATGCAGCAGCAGGGACCTTGCGCCAATTGGATACCAGAATCGTAGCCAAACGTGGTCTTGCTACCTTCTTATACCAAGAAGCCAGTCCGACAGAAGCAGATAGTCAGTCCCATGTTCTTGATAAATTGACCAAGCTAGGTTTTGTAACCAATCAGGATTACCATTTGGCAGAGACGATTCAAGATGTCTGGGACTTTATCCAAGACTTGGCTAGTCGGAGAGAGACATTGCCCTATGACATTGACGGTGTTGTGATTAAGGTCAATAATCTGGCTATTCAAGATGAATTAGGCTTTACGATTAAGGCACCGCGCTGGGCAATTGCCTATAAATTTCCTGCTGAAGAAAAAGAAGCAGAGATTCTATCGGTGGACTGGACAGTCGGCAGAACGGGCGTTGTAACCCCGACGGCTAATTTGACACCTGTTCAACTGGCAGGGACTACTGTGAGTCGTGCGACCTTGCACAATGTGGATTACATTGCTGAAAAAGATATTCGCCTGCATGATACGGTCATTGTCTATAAAGCGGGGGATATTATTCCAGCGGTCTTATCAGTAGTTCAAGCAAAGCGAGATCAGCAAGAACCTCTCATCATTCCAAGAGAATGTCCGAGTTGCGGTAGTGAGTTGTGTCATTATGAGGACGAGGTTGCTCTCCGTTGCATCAATCCACTTTGTCCTGCCCAGTTAAAAAGTAAATTGGAGCATTTTTCGAGTCGTGATGCCATGAATATTGCTGGTTTGGGGAGTTCGATTGTAGAAAAACTCTTTTCTGCCAATCTAGTCCATGATGTGGCAGATATTTACCGCCTATCTGTTGAGGATTTATTGACCTTAGAAGGTTTTAAAGAGAAGTCGGCTACAAAACTGTATCAAGCGATTCAGGCTTCAAAGACCCATTCGGCAGAACGACTTTTGTTTGGTTTAGGCATTCGTCATGTCGGCAGTAAGGCTAGTAAGATTTTATTAGAAACCTTTACCTCGATTCCCAATCTTGCCAAAGCTGATTTGGAGGAGATTGCAACACTCGAAGGAATAGGAGCCGTTATTGCCCAATCTGTAACGAGCTATTTTGCAAGCGAAGGGGCTAAGGTCTTAGTAGCAGAATTGGAACTGCTAGGAGTCAATCTTACCTACCTTGGTCACAGTCTTGCAACCGATGCTCTCTTATCTGGTATGACCATTGTCTTGACTGGAAAATTAGAGCGCCTCAAGCGGGGCGAGGCCAAGGCTAAACTGGAGCGTTTGGGAGCGACTGTTACAGGATCTGTCTCGAAAAAAACGAACCTTGTAGTAGCAGGCAGTGATGCAGGCAGTAAATTAACAAAGGCACAAGAATTGGGTATTGAGGTGAGAGACGAGGCCTGGTTAGAAAGTCTATAG
- a CDS encoding SPJ_0845 family protein, which yields MAVTYKRQDDLEKMLEEFASFDALEKVEFPDPKPQKETKDQKSAEK from the coding sequence ATGGCTGTTACATACAAGCGACAAGATGATTTAGAAAAAATGTTAGAAGAATTTGCTTCTTTTGATGCACTCGAAAAAGTGGAGTTCCCAGATCCCAAACCCCAAAAAGAAACAAAAGACCAGAAATCTGCAGAAAAGTAG
- a CDS encoding permease: MLGLQNLPASVLQAGAIFLSIVIEALPFVLIGSLISGFIDVYVTPDRVHQALPQNRFLRILFGTFIGFIFPSCECGIVPIVNRLLEKKVPTYTAIPFLATAPVINPIVLFATFTAFGNSIKFALYRALGSILVALVLGLFLGFIRTDSIVKETSTPLHEHHFYHLTGWKKVGQALVQSIDEFFDTGRYLIFGCLFASLVQVYIPTSILTKIGHNPVTAILLMMLLAFLLSLCSEADAFIGSSLLATFGFAPVMAFLVIGPMIDIKNLIMMKHSFKTSFILQFISIITVVIVLYCLALGGI, translated from the coding sequence ATGTTGGGATTACAAAACTTACCAGCTTCTGTCTTACAAGCAGGAGCGATTTTTCTTTCTATTGTCATCGAGGCTTTGCCTTTTGTTCTCATTGGTTCCTTAATTTCAGGTTTTATCGATGTCTATGTGACACCAGACCGTGTTCATCAAGCCTTACCTCAAAATCGTTTTTTGAGAATTTTATTCGGAACCTTTATCGGCTTTATTTTTCCTTCTTGTGAATGTGGCATTGTCCCCATTGTTAATCGATTACTGGAGAAAAAAGTTCCTACTTATACAGCTATTCCCTTTTTAGCAACAGCGCCCGTTATCAACCCCATTGTCTTATTTGCCACTTTTACAGCCTTTGGAAATTCGATCAAATTTGCCCTCTATCGTGCCCTTGGTTCCATCCTTGTAGCACTGGTTTTGGGGCTATTTCTCGGTTTTATTCGGACAGATTCGATTGTAAAAGAAACTTCGACACCCCTGCATGAACATCACTTTTACCATCTAACAGGTTGGAAAAAAGTTGGTCAAGCCTTGGTACAGAGTATTGATGAATTTTTCGATACTGGTCGCTATCTGATTTTTGGTTGCCTATTCGCCAGTCTTGTGCAAGTTTACATTCCAACCAGTATCTTGACCAAAATCGGCCACAATCCAGTAACTGCTATTCTCTTAATGATGTTGCTTGCCTTTTTACTATCGCTCTGCTCGGAAGCGGATGCCTTTATCGGTTCTTCATTGCTTGCGACCTTTGGTTTTGCTCCTGTCATGGCCTTTCTCGTTATCGGCCCCATGATTGATATTAAAAATCTCATTATGATGAAGCATTCCTTTAAGACATCCTTTATTCTGCAATTTATCAGCATTATCACGGTTGTCATCGTCCTGTATTGTCTTGCGCTAGGAGGTATCTAG
- a CDS encoding TIGR03943 family putative permease subunit produces the protein MVRFLILAGYFEMTLYLYISGKLDQYINLHYSYLAYLSMVLTFILALVQLYIWMKQMETHSHLSTKMAKLTSIGLLLIPLLVAWGFPTVHLDSTTVAAKGYHFPLAAGNNTAIQEQEGTTVQYLKPDTSAYFTKSSYQAEMRKVAERYLNQETIRVTSENYMEVMEAIYDYPNEFVGKTIEMVGFVYNDPDNANQQFLFRFGIIHCIADSGVYGLLSTGQDTQFQDNTWVAAKGIIQLSYHSSLQQALPTLELTECVKIEQPKNPYVYRVF, from the coding sequence ATGGTTCGTTTCTTAATTTTAGCGGGTTATTTTGAAATGACGCTCTATCTCTACATTTCTGGAAAATTGGATCAGTATATCAATCTCCACTATTCTTATTTAGCCTATCTCTCCATGGTATTGACCTTTATCCTAGCCCTCGTCCAGCTCTACATTTGGATGAAGCAAATGGAAACGCATAGCCATCTTTCTACCAAAATGGCTAAGTTAACCAGTATCGGCCTGCTGCTGATTCCACTTCTTGTTGCTTGGGGCTTTCCGACCGTTCACCTAGATTCGACAACGGTGGCTGCTAAGGGCTATCATTTTCCTCTCGCAGCAGGAAATAATACTGCCATACAAGAACAAGAAGGAACAACCGTTCAATACTTGAAGCCCGATACCTCTGCTTATTTCACCAAGTCCAGTTACCAAGCCGAAATGCGTAAGGTGGCTGAGCGGTATCTGAATCAAGAAACCATTCGTGTAACCAGCGAAAATTACATGGAAGTCATGGAAGCTATCTATGATTATCCGAATGAATTTGTTGGCAAAACAATTGAAATGGTAGGCTTTGTCTACAATGACCCTGATAATGCCAACCAACAATTTCTCTTCCGATTTGGGATTATCCATTGTATTGCTGACTCCGGTGTCTACGGGCTCCTGTCAACTGGCCAAGACACCCAATTTCAAGACAATACCTGGGTTGCAGCTAAGGGAATCATTCAACTTTCCTATCATAGTTCTCTCCAACAAGCCCTTCCGACACTTGAGTTAACAGAATGTGTCAAGATTGAGCAACCGAAAAATCCTTATGTTTACCGTGTCTTTTAG
- the zwf gene encoding glucose-6-phosphate dehydrogenase produces the protein MSSHVLFTIFGASGDLAKRKLYPSLFRLYKAGHIGQHFAVIGTARRPWTKDYFEQIVIESLGDLPDNTRQAHEFASHFYYQSHDVNDTEHYIALKQLQEELGAKYQTEHNKVFFLSMAPEFFGTIAKHLKSEQIVDGKGFERLIIEKPFGTSLETAEKLNQELSETFEEEQIYRIDHYLGKEMVQNIFAVRFANIIFEHIWNRDYIESVQINFAESIGVEDRGGYYDHSGALKDMIQNHALQVLSLLAMDKPTSFKEADVRAEKIKVFQHLKQQTDEEIKRNFIRGQYTAGHIDGKDYVAYLEEPNIVANSQTETFASGVFFVDTDTFRDVPFFFRTGKRLTEKGTRITIVFKQAHDIFGQQAEKNILTIYIQPTEGFSLSINGKEVGSHFALTPAKLDFRHNATALGNSPEAYEKLFFDVLHGDSTNFSHWEEVKASWQFIDQVIRIWQDNQVPLHYYPAGSMGPQAAFDLLESYGSKWVWTPDVWYRERGLL, from the coding sequence ATGTCATCACACGTATTATTTACTATTTTTGGAGCGAGTGGAGATCTTGCTAAACGCAAACTCTATCCCTCACTGTTTCGATTATATAAGGCTGGGCATATTGGACAGCATTTTGCAGTCATCGGTACAGCACGCCGTCCTTGGACCAAGGATTATTTTGAACAAATTGTCATTGAATCGCTCGGAGATTTACCAGACAATACGCGTCAAGCACATGAATTCGCCAGTCATTTCTACTACCAGAGCCACGATGTCAATGATACTGAACACTACATTGCCCTGAAACAATTACAGGAAGAATTAGGCGCAAAATACCAAACCGAACACAACAAGGTTTTCTTCCTCTCTATGGCTCCTGAATTTTTCGGAACCATTGCCAAACATTTGAAATCCGAACAAATTGTTGACGGAAAAGGCTTTGAGCGCTTAATCATTGAAAAACCATTCGGGACAAGCCTAGAGACGGCAGAAAAACTCAATCAGGAATTGTCAGAAACCTTTGAGGAAGAACAAATCTACCGCATTGACCACTACCTTGGCAAGGAAATGGTCCAAAATATCTTTGCTGTTCGCTTTGCTAATATCATTTTTGAACACATTTGGAATCGTGATTATATCGAATCCGTACAAATCAACTTCGCAGAATCAATTGGCGTTGAAGACCGTGGAGGGTACTATGATCATTCTGGCGCCTTGAAAGACATGATTCAAAACCATGCTCTACAAGTTCTCTCGCTACTTGCTATGGATAAGCCAACTAGCTTTAAGGAAGCCGATGTACGAGCTGAGAAAATCAAGGTTTTCCAACATCTGAAACAACAGACAGATGAGGAAATCAAACGCAATTTCATCAGGGGGCAATACACGGCTGGGCATATTGACGGCAAAGACTATGTTGCCTATTTGGAAGAACCAAATATCGTAGCAAATTCTCAGACAGAAACCTTTGCAAGTGGTGTTTTCTTTGTTGATACAGATACATTTCGAGATGTCCCATTCTTCTTCCGTACTGGTAAACGCTTGACGGAAAAAGGAACACGGATTACGATCGTCTTCAAACAGGCACATGATATTTTTGGACAGCAAGCAGAAAAAAATATCTTAACCATTTACATTCAGCCAACGGAAGGTTTCTCACTATCTATCAATGGAAAAGAAGTCGGATCTCACTTTGCCCTTACACCTGCAAAATTAGACTTCCGCCACAATGCAACAGCTCTTGGCAATTCACCAGAAGCCTACGAAAAGCTCTTCTTTGATGTCTTACATGGTGATTCCACCAACTTCAGTCATTGGGAAGAGGTCAAGGCCAGCTGGCAATTTATCGATCAGGTCATCCGAATCTGGCAAGACAACCAAGTCCCTCTCCACTACTATCCAGCAGGAAGCATGGGACCACAAGCCGCATTTGATTTATTAGAAAGCTACGGTAGCAAATGGGTCTGGACGCCAGATGTCTGGTATCGTGAACGCGGATTGCTGTAA